The Argopecten irradians isolate NY chromosome 4, Ai_NY, whole genome shotgun sequence genome has a window encoding:
- the LOC138320445 gene encoding uncharacterized protein isoform X2 has protein sequence MATLVEKPPDLGSDIESKSPIDVEISDLKGIQLKDAKFGKHGGVLQLKNATAIHVTTPMIPETIVKTEKGVIGKPPIVRKSKKSDYPDDRTEGRSTRPGSEITIPDTRSRDDRDSDIGNDKMSRIKSPMSVQIERKQPPNNTPASRAFSDYTRNSGGSTKYHVMVPGQGHIDPLPSPTKRMHQTSRTKRVPAKLIRLTTVTLSARTKPASRGQGSSLYYEDPKKPTKVIGWDEANNARPPLRIDMEGPGPWSYSPGNKPLAETNAPSWTFRAKCAPEKSGGARTSWEKPWFQSPHVWQTKTDFYNDTSWPTPNLYKQKSLLGPRQRTMTEAPSFSIGVRKEVTMHKTGSSKEPSPNEYTKDSADKLVHQRGPSYSHQFRRSGTVLWPSIEKTPGPAAYTPGYAHSKASGPAFTIRNMRRDTSHSLGPHSAF, from the exons ATGGCGACGTTGGTTGAGAAACCGCCCGACCTCGGGTCAGACATTGAGTCGAAATCACCCATAGATGTGGAAATCAGTGACCTGAAGGGGATCCAACTGAAGGATGCAAAGTTTGGTAAACATGGCGGCGTCCTTCAGCTCAAGAATGCTACAGCAATACACGTGACGACTCCGATGATTCCCGAGACGATCGTAAAGACAGAGAAGGGCGTCATCGGGAAGCCACCAATAGTTCGAAAAAGTAAAAAGTCGGATTACCCTGACGATCGGACAGAAGGACGCTCCACGCGTCCAGGCTCAGAAATAACTATACCGGACACCCGGTCACGTGATGACAGGGACTCTGATATTGGTAATGATAAGATGAGTAGAATCAAGTCACCTATGTCAGTCCAAATTGAACGAAAACAACCGCCAAACAATACACCAGCATCACGAGCGTTCTCCGACTACACACGGAATTCTGGCGGGAGTACGAAATATCACGTGATGGTaccaggtcaaggtcacatcGATCCGCTCCCCTCGCCCACCAAGAGGATGCATCAAACCAGTCGCACAAAGCGAGTCCCCGCCAAATTGATTAGACTGACGACGGTTACATTGTCGGCAAG GACTAAGCCAGCTTCTCGGGGTCAGGGTTCGAGCCTGTATTACGAGGACCCGAAGAAGCCGACCAAGGTGATAGGATGGGACGAGGCGAACAATGCCAGACCTCCACTACGGATAGACATGGAAGGGCCCGGACCATGGTCGTACTCCCCGGGCAACAAACCACTGGCCGAGACCAATGCTCCATCGTGGACATTCAGGGCCAAATGTGCTCCAGAGAAAT CGGGAGGTGCACGCACGTCCTGGGAGAAGCCATGGTTCCAGAGCCCTCACGTGTGGCAGACAAAGACGGACTTCTACAATGACACGAGT TGGCCAACTCCCAACCTATATAAGCAAAAGTCCCTGTTAGGTCCACGACAGCGGACGATGACCGAGGCACCATCCTTCTCTATTGGGGTCAGAAAGGAGGTCACCATGCACAAAACAG GTTCATCTAAGGAACCAAGTCCTAACGAGTATACGAAAGACTCTGCAGACAAATTGGTCCACCAGCGAGGGCCGTCGTATAGCCACCAGTTCCGACGCTCTGGCACCGTATTGTGGCCTTCTATAG AGAAAACGCCCGGGCCCGCCGCATACACTCCAGGCTACGCCCATAGCAAGGCCTCGGGACCAGCATTTACCATCCGGAATATGCGGAGAGATACAAGCCACTCACTAGGTCCTCACTCGGCATTTTAG
- the LOC138320445 gene encoding uncharacterized protein isoform X1 produces MNVVRKQELLNNRMSGTIWDSMRQCWRKLPRKHGMATLVEKPPDLGSDIESKSPIDVEISDLKGIQLKDAKFGKHGGVLQLKNATAIHVTTPMIPETIVKTEKGVIGKPPIVRKSKKSDYPDDRTEGRSTRPGSEITIPDTRSRDDRDSDIGNDKMSRIKSPMSVQIERKQPPNNTPASRAFSDYTRNSGGSTKYHVMVPGQGHIDPLPSPTKRMHQTSRTKRVPAKLIRLTTVTLSARTKPASRGQGSSLYYEDPKKPTKVIGWDEANNARPPLRIDMEGPGPWSYSPGNKPLAETNAPSWTFRAKCAPEKSGGARTSWEKPWFQSPHVWQTKTDFYNDTSWPTPNLYKQKSLLGPRQRTMTEAPSFSIGVRKEVTMHKTGSSKEPSPNEYTKDSADKLVHQRGPSYSHQFRRSGTVLWPSIEKTPGPAAYTPGYAHSKASGPAFTIRNMRRDTSHSLGPHSAF; encoded by the exons ATGAATGTTGTAAGAAAACAGGAACTGTTAAATAATAGGATGTCCGGCACCATTTGGGACTCGATGAGACAATGTTGGAGAAAGCTTCCCAGGAAACACG GTATGGCGACGTTGGTTGAGAAACCGCCCGACCTCGGGTCAGACATTGAGTCGAAATCACCCATAGATGTGGAAATCAGTGACCTGAAGGGGATCCAACTGAAGGATGCAAAGTTTGGTAAACATGGCGGCGTCCTTCAGCTCAAGAATGCTACAGCAATACACGTGACGACTCCGATGATTCCCGAGACGATCGTAAAGACAGAGAAGGGCGTCATCGGGAAGCCACCAATAGTTCGAAAAAGTAAAAAGTCGGATTACCCTGACGATCGGACAGAAGGACGCTCCACGCGTCCAGGCTCAGAAATAACTATACCGGACACCCGGTCACGTGATGACAGGGACTCTGATATTGGTAATGATAAGATGAGTAGAATCAAGTCACCTATGTCAGTCCAAATTGAACGAAAACAACCGCCAAACAATACACCAGCATCACGAGCGTTCTCCGACTACACACGGAATTCTGGCGGGAGTACGAAATATCACGTGATGGTaccaggtcaaggtcacatcGATCCGCTCCCCTCGCCCACCAAGAGGATGCATCAAACCAGTCGCACAAAGCGAGTCCCCGCCAAATTGATTAGACTGACGACGGTTACATTGTCGGCAAG GACTAAGCCAGCTTCTCGGGGTCAGGGTTCGAGCCTGTATTACGAGGACCCGAAGAAGCCGACCAAGGTGATAGGATGGGACGAGGCGAACAATGCCAGACCTCCACTACGGATAGACATGGAAGGGCCCGGACCATGGTCGTACTCCCCGGGCAACAAACCACTGGCCGAGACCAATGCTCCATCGTGGACATTCAGGGCCAAATGTGCTCCAGAGAAAT CGGGAGGTGCACGCACGTCCTGGGAGAAGCCATGGTTCCAGAGCCCTCACGTGTGGCAGACAAAGACGGACTTCTACAATGACACGAGT TGGCCAACTCCCAACCTATATAAGCAAAAGTCCCTGTTAGGTCCACGACAGCGGACGATGACCGAGGCACCATCCTTCTCTATTGGGGTCAGAAAGGAGGTCACCATGCACAAAACAG GTTCATCTAAGGAACCAAGTCCTAACGAGTATACGAAAGACTCTGCAGACAAATTGGTCCACCAGCGAGGGCCGTCGTATAGCCACCAGTTCCGACGCTCTGGCACCGTATTGTGGCCTTCTATAG AGAAAACGCCCGGGCCCGCCGCATACACTCCAGGCTACGCCCATAGCAAGGCCTCGGGACCAGCATTTACCATCCGGAATATGCGGAGAGATACAAGCCACTCACTAGGTCCTCACTCGGCATTTTAG